One Anopheles marshallii chromosome 3, idAnoMarsDA_429_01, whole genome shotgun sequence genomic region harbors:
- the LOC128716059 gene encoding protein cappuccino has protein sequence MGNTQAHAATQPNAASAEQQPTSRSSKTPSLSKGRSFIKFGKRKQLLVEHDGQTGIGARVGVEDDDTKPDLAAADTEEDGFSNILLDTAAHLNRNHSHREQNGNFGEIAGQSADSNLRNDEEELDYIQQQASTGGKPSMHAKDASRSVDDAMYKTSHQPSPAATMTTSNARGTITNRNASSTHPPDHCKSLTCLGTHKHHSLQQTLPPHRTCPPSDSSSSTGRDSTLTGNRECSTAPIQRQDSGLPVATHSVSITTNDVESPTQPAHCSQAASSHLRSKPVPATDNTFGDGCGGVVGQQPANPIIVTTDSWKRANSLNQTPTARESQPSTNSCAALRSKDTPNVIHLRDRTTSSSSDSIFTDPASPQGGFATEINEAYYSEENIYDPNDTPSSTVCGRSPGLSKLTICKNDSLTVGGTDIEREACLRAKLACENVFQISVPPGNANYADRKPSPANLHIEHNVSNVCIESETVVYDSSESSSPSPDDIMERKRVPLSHRRTGSATVTGSNGTGTAAMGTRVPTNGKPTKVLTKSNLYVGTKLPVLTDRKVSSNSISGTTPANRVIRPSYVPEKLNFFSYEKFEGHMLMNWLSSSLPSNIPGINEQDLQALLFQYCTNLLVAGVMKQIPDKHAPPQDTFRTNLMYQWTHTEPPTPTPVTPGRLEPHVVWPHVSVTQSTTKSVSHQAASTTIEQITGSGSDNGKPMETTGQDQHDDQKANDFQLLRRRIASCETISQLKSILQELFFSYSIPADVVGMTKNRNINDQSMNTSHDLLNGTDCTIFDKARTDLLNETECTVFAASTSTPKRKSIVQENNSSSSLEASPDQGAQDDQKRPISEHDTTAIAHHTFLNTSITASKISDLPEHCTTWSFNEATMPNSSAQRAPYANYVCASCAKSLAYASTLSTTLAQTVVESANSTRIADRTVPTDSAQPALVTRETQTDPSNTVHSQDDTAIPCPSDIKPALPPPPPPPPPPPLFSSSPANGVQQLAPPPPPPPPPPAPFQTASLPPPPPPPPPMPITVGKPLSAPPPPPPPPPLGMGPAGGAAGIALTGPPPPPPGGIGGGLGTTGPHMAPPPGPGKLASSASTTANTSGPPPLPLPIPVPGGWYAANILRKQPVNPPKPMKPLYWTRIIAPKSSAGKSSNLMSTSLNDETDGASSISSTNGTDATNGGVQSVKVEPNPSPPISLELEKRLGLWQELEETNLDNLEEFTELFSRQVIVPKLREKVEKPEKTIKILDCKRSQNVGIFAKSLHVEWDEIECAIYHCDTSVVSLEAMQKILEIKASDEELMQIRDYAESSLANNNNAIPLDQPEQFLLRISSISFFSERISCIVFQAEFEEHYKGVSRKLKTVKQTCEFLAESEELKHLFSIILTLGNFMNGGNRTRGQADGFGLEILSKLKDVKSADTNTTLLHFIIRTYISQCRKSGIILQEIKLPIPDPGDLDKAVIVDYDDCRTQLTMLRSKTEECRRTADRVIQESTEDHLHPFKEIMEEFIEKATARIEKQFCKLEECCECFVRTMRFYHFTPKTGTLEECKPEMFFELWLPFAHDFRSIFKKEMQHHLNELLKKTKRTSTAPSGAKQATAKVKPGSLKERMKRLMQN, from the exons AGGGTCGGAGCTTCATCAAATTCGGCAAACGCAAGCAGCTGTTGGTGGAGCACGATGGCCAAACGGGGATCGGTGCAAGAGTTGGTGTCGAGGATGACGACACCAAACCCgaccttgctgctgctgacacGGAAGAGGACGGCTTTTCGAACATACTGCTAGATACGGCTGCTCACTTGAACCGGAACCACTCACACCGTGAGCAAAATGGTAACTTCGGTGAGATAGCCGGACAATCAGCTGATTCGAATTTGCGCAATGATGAGGAGGAGTTGGATTACATCCAACAACAAG CCTCAACTGGCGGCAAACCATCGATGCATGCAAAAGATGCGTCGCGATCCGTTGATGACGCAATGTACAAGACTAGCCATCAACCCAGCCCGGCCGCGACGATGACGACATCAAACGCGAGGGGCACGATCACAAACCGAAACGCATCATCCACACACCCACCCGATCACTGTAAGTCGCTGACCTGCTTAGGGACGCACAAGCACCATTCTCTGCAACAAACGCTACCGCCCCACCGTACATGCCCGCCGTCCGACAGTTCTAGTAGCACCGGTCGCGATAGTACGCTCACTGGCAACCGCGAATGCAGCACCGCACCAATACAGCGGCAGGATAGCGGCTTGCCGGTCGCGACGCATTCCGTTTCTATAACAACAAACGACGTCGAAAGCCCCACCCAGCCAGCCCACTGCAGTCAGGCGGCATCCTCCCATCTACGCAGCAAACCAGTTCCAGCCACGGACAACACGTTCGGCGATGGTTGTGGTGGTGTTGTCGGCCAACAGCCAGCGAACCCGATCATTGTCACTACCGACTCGTGGAAAAGGGCCAATTCGCTCAATCAAACTCCAACCGCGCGTGAAAGCCAACCATCCACCAATTCGTGCGCGGCGTTACGCAGCAAAG ATACACCGAATGTCATACACTTGCGCGACCGTACCACATCTTCAAGTTCTGACTCGATCTTTACGGATCCAGCATCACCGCAAGGCGGTTTTGCGACCGAGATTAACGAGGCATACTATTcagaagaaaacatttacGATCCAAACGACACCCCTAGTTCGACTGTCTGTGGCAGGTCCCCTGGTCTATCTAAGCTAACCATCTGCAAGAATGATTCACTGACCGTCGGTGGCACCGATATTGAGCGTGAGGCGTGTCTGAGAGCGAAACTAGCGTGCGAGAATGTGTTCCAGATCAGTGTTCCACCGGGCAATGCAAACTACGCTGACCGTAAGCCATCACCAGCGAATCTGCACATCGAACACAACGTGAGCAACGTCTGCATTGAGTCAGAAACCGTCGTGTATGACTCATCGGAATCATCTTCACCATCCCCGGATGACATTATGGAACGAAAACGGGTGCCTCTGTCCCATCGAAGAACGGGTAGTGCCACCGTTACCGGTAGCAATGGTACCGGAACAGCCGCCATGGGAACACGTGTTCCCACGAATGGGAAACCTACGAAAGTGCTGACCAAATCGAACCTTTACGTAGGTACAAAATTACCGGTGTTAACTGACCGTAAAGTCAGCTCGAATAGCATTTCGGGCACGACTCCGGCCAACAGAGTTATACGACCGTCTTACGTCCCGGAAAAACTCAACTTTTTTTCGTACGAAAAATTTGAAG GACATATGCTCATGAATTGGTTATCATCATCGCTACCATCGAATATCCCAGGAATAAACGAACAAGACCTGCAAGCTCTCCTATTCCAGTACTGCACTAATCTTCTTGTTGCCGGTGTTATGAAACAGATACCTGATAAACATGCTCCACCACAGGATACTTTTCGG aCGAACCTCATGTACCAGTGGACGCATACCGAGCCACCAACACCGACACCTGTTACACCGGGTCGACTTGAACCACACGTCGTTTGGCCACACGTTTCGGTAACACAATCCACTACGAAGAGCGTTTCTCACCAAGCAGCTAGCACAACTATAGAGCAAATCACCGGCAGCGGGTCTGATAACGGTAAACCAATGGAAACCACCGGACAGGATCAGCATGATGATCAAAAGGCGAATGATTTTCAACTTCTCCGGCGTAGAATCGCAAGCTGCGAAACGATCAGCCAACTGAAGAGCATTTTGCAGGAGCTATTCTTCAGCTACAGCATCCCGGCTGATGTGGTGGGAATGACAAAGAATCGCAATATAAATGATCAATCAATGAACACTAGCCATGATCTCCTCAATGGCACTGATTGCACAATATTTGACAAAGCCAGGACCGATCTGCTTAACGAAACCGAATGTACAGTGTTTGCTGCATCTACAAGCACTCCAAAAAGGAAGTCCATAGTCCAAGAAAACAATAGCTCAAGCAGTTTGGAAGCGTCTCCAGACCAAGGAGCGCAAGATGACCAGAAACGACCTATTTCTGAACATGATACAACTGCGATTGCGCATCACACATTCCTGAATACCAGTATTACTGCCAGCAAGATCAGCGATCTTCCAGAGCACTGCACAACTTGGTCCTTCAACGAAGCAACTATGCCTAATAGTTCTGCGCAGCGTGCTCCATACGCGAATTATGTCTGTGCTAGCTGCGCCAAATCGCTAGCGTATGCAAGTACATTGTCCACAACCTTAGCTCAAACTGTAGTCGAATCTGCTAACAGCACAAGAATCGCAGATCGTACGGTTCCAACAGACAGCGCACAGCCTGCGCTAGTAACAAGGGAAACTCAAACCGACCCCAGCAATACAGTGCATTCCCAGGACGATACTGCCATTCCATGTCCTTCTGACATTAAGCCGGcattgccaccaccaccgccacctccaccgccaccacccctCTTCAGTTCTTCACCTGCGAATGGGGTACAACAGTTGGCTCCACCACCTccccctccaccaccacctcctgCACCTTTCCAAACTGCATCAttaccaccacctccacctccACCCCCGCCAATGCCAATCACCGTTGGCAAACCACTCTCCGctcctccaccacctccaccgcctCCACCATTGGGGATGGGCCCTGCGGGAGGAGCTGCTGGAATAGCTTTGACAGGACCACCACCGCCTCCGCCAGGTGGTATTGGTGGCGGGCTTGGCACAACTGGGCCGCACATGGCTCCACCACCTGGACCAGGTAAATTAGCGTCAAGTGCCTCCACTACTGCGAACACCAGTGGCCCTCCGCCACTACCACTACCCATACCAGTGCCCGGAGGATGGTATGCGGCGAATA TTCTTCGTAAACAACCGGTAAATCCGCCTAAACCGATGAAACCCCTGTACTGGACCCGCATTATAGCACCGAAAAGCAGCGCTGGCAAAAGTTCAAACCTGATGTCGACGTCATTGAATGACGAAACAGACGGTGCATCCTCCATATCCAGCACAAACGGCACGGATGCTACTAACGGGGGAGTACAATCTGTGAAGGTAGAACCGAATCCTTCGCCACCGATATCACTGGAGCTTGAAAAGCGCTTAGGTCTGTGGCAGGAGCTTGAGGAAACAAATCTTGACAATTTGGAAGAGTTTACCGAGCTCTTTTCACGTCAAGTAATCGTACCGAAGCTACGGGAAAAGGTAGAGAAACcagaaaaaacgattaaaataCTCGACTGCAAAAGGTCCCAAAATGTGGGTATATTCGCCAAGAGCTTGCACGTGGAATGGGACGAAATTGAATGTGCTATATATCACTGCGATACGTCCGTTGTTAGCCTGGAAGCGATGCAAAAAATCCTTGAAATAAAAGCCAGCGATGAGGAGCTGATGCAGATACGCGACTATGCCGAGAGCAGTTTGGCCAATAATAACAATGCGATCCCGCTCGATCAACCGGAACAGTTCCTTTTGCGCATATCAAGCATATCGTTCTTCTCGGAGCGCATATCCTGCATCGTATTTCAGGCCGAGTTCGAAGAACATTACAAAGGCGTGTCGCGTAAGCTCAAAACAGTGAAACAAACCTGCGAGTTTCTTGCGGAGAGCGAAGAATTGAAACATCTCTTCTCGATCATACTGACGCTGGGCAACTTCATGAATGGGGGCAATCGTACGCGCGGACAAGCGGATGGATTTGGGCTGGAGATTCTAAGCAAACTCAAGGATGTCAAGTCAGCCGACACTAATACGACGCTCTTGCACTTTATAATTCGTACCTATATCAGCCAATGTCGCAAGAGTGGAATCATACTTCAGGAAATAAAGCTACCCATTCCGGATCCCGGTGATCTGGATAAGGCCGTAATAGTGGACTACGACGATTGTCGAACGCAGCTTACAATGTTACGCTCAAAAACAGAAG AGTGCCGCAGGACTGCCGACAGAGTAATCCAAGAGTCGACGGAAGATCATTTGCATCCATTCAAAGAAATTATGGAAGAGTTCATTGAAAAGGCTACTGCCCGCATTGAAAAGCAATTTTGCAAGCTAGAGGAATGCTGCGAATGTTTCGTTCGAACAATGCGATTCTACCATTTTACACCGAAAACCGGCACACTGGAAGAATGCAAACCGGAAATGTTCTTCGAACTGTGGCTACCGTTCGCACACGACTTTAGAAGCatttttaaaaaggaaatGCAGCATCACTTAAACGAACT TTTAAAAAAGACCAAACGTACATCAACGGCACCGTCCGGTGCAAAACAAGCCACAGCGAAAGTTAAGCCAGGCTCGCTAAAGGAACGTATGAAACGATTGATGCAGAACTAA